TGAACCGGCCGGTGCGGAAGGTCTATCGTGAGCCGTCTGGTCTCATCGTAGAAGATCAGAACAGAAAAACAGAAACATTTGATGAAGTGATCTTTGCCTGCAATGCAAACCAGACGCTGATGATCTTAGATCAACCGAGCTACCTGGAACGCTACATTCTCTCCTCTATCCGTTATGAGAGCGAGTTGCACAACCACACGGTAATTCACTCAGACGCGTCTATTCTCCCAAATAACGACACTAAACCATTGACGACCCGAAGCAACTACATAAAGCAGTATGGTGCGAGGCCCGACAACTACGAAATCACTTACATCATGCACAACCAGCAGCCTTGGGCGAGCCACTCAGACAAGCCCTGTCTGGTAACCTACAATGCAACCAGTAAGATTGACGAAGATCGAATTGTCAAAACGTGGTGGTTTCAGCACATCGTGCACGATGTGAAGCACTTGGCGTTCCTAGTTCCGCTGTTTGGCTTTATTCAGGGGAAGAAGCACACATGGCACTGTGGAGCACACACGCTGATCAACAGCCAAGAGACCTGTTTTGTAACCGGGCTTGCTGCCGCCAGACAGATCGGGGCCGAGTATCCGTTTCACGATGCGGAGGCGCGAAAATGGTTTAATTTTTATGGAAGGATGCTGTACGGTTGGAGATTCAGGAAGGCAAAATCCACCTCCGGCAGAAATTGATTGTGCGGGACATGGTTCTTGCGAAGGGGGCGGGGCAGAGTCTAGGGGCCAGATTGTTCGATGTCACCGTTGGATGTATGGCCTGCTCGGTAACAATTCTTCTTAACAGTAAATCAGGTGTAGATGGGATTCGTTTCTAGTTCTTTTTTTAAGTGGAGGCTTGTGGGCGTACTGTTTCTTTTATTGGCGCTTGCAGCATGTCAGAGCGAGGAAATCCCCCTTACCAGATTTGAGAACTCTCCGATCATTGACAGCTTGCTGGCTGCCGCTCCGCATTTTGTGGTCAATACGGACACCGAACCGGAACGGTGGGTGGCCACAACTCGGCTAGGGCTCCCGAACGATTCATTAATCCTTGGTAGACCCTCGAGCATGATCGCAATAGGAGATACTATTTATATCTCTGACCGTCAATCTGAAAACATCTTTGCGGTAGGAGTTGATGGTTATCTCAGCCGGAGAATTGGTAGCCCAGGAGAAGGCCCTGGGGAGTTTAAATATTTAGGTTTAGGAGGACTACAATACAATGGTTCGCATGTATTCGCGAAGGATGCGGAACGTGTACAAGTGTTCACGGACAAATTTGAATATGTTAGTTCGGTCTTCTCCTTCGATATGTTCCACCGGAGATTTTCGGTTTCGCCCGATCATATATTTCTGGAATGCCCGGGCGCCCCACTAGAGAGCGATTGGCTAGTTTGTGCCCGCAGCGCAGCATCCCCGCATGATGGGATTCCGGGCATCGCATTGCTTCCTAGTCTGGATCTTCCGAATCAGGGCGGGGAAAACGGCTACCTGGTAACGGTGACTCCAGACGGCGACCGCATTGCCCTGGCATATAAGGGGCTCCCGTATATATTTGTTTACGACGATCAGTTCAGGCATTTGCGAACGATCCGATTTGAGGGAAGCGATGTTCGTGACTTTGAGCCCATTGCAGGTGCTCCCCCCGCTGCAGCTGGTGTAGAACTTCCAGCCGGGACGGAGCCTGGCACACGCGGATTCATATCTGCGATAAAGTTCATCAATTCCCGTTATCTGGTTGCAGTAGCACCCGTACTGAAGAATTATGTTATTGATCTGTCTGAAAATGACTACACGGTTGCAAGGAAAACCATCTTCCGTACCATCGACGATACGAAGGATATTACTGCTTACGATTTCCTCCTGTATGGAGATTTCCTGTATGTGTCTTCACGGTGGGAAGAATATGTATATGGCTACGAGTTTAACTTAGAGTGAGGGGGATTAGGGGGTGTTGCCATGTGAGGCATTCTGAGGTCCTAATTTACGATCAGTGGGCTAGATGAGGGTTCTCCAAACCCTGACTCGTTCATTCCTCGTTGATTCTGAGCCATTTATGGGAACCTCTCTGGGCAAATCGTAGCAGAACTGCCGCCGCGGCCGCTAGGCAGATGCTCTGCAACGGAAGACGATCCAACCTCCTGTAATTGTTAAATTTTTTGTGAGGTCGTAAAATTGCTTGGAATTCGAATCGCGTTCGTATACTCCGTTGCGTTCGCTTACCCTTTTAGAATATTGTGGGTTGCTCACTGAGCAATCATACGTGTGAATCAGTACGGATGGATTTCGTTTCTCTTCCCAGCATACCCATCAGATGGAGGTATGCGGGGATCCTGTTTCTTTTATTGCCCTTTGCCGCATGTCAGAGAGCGGGAATCCCCCTTACCAGATTTGAGGACTCTCCGATCATTGACAGCTTGCTGGCTGCCGCTCCACACCTTGTGGTCAACACGGACATTGGGGCGGAAAGATGGACTGCAACGGCCAGAATTGGGCTTCCAAATGATTCGTTAATTCTCGGTCAGCCTTCGCATATGATGGCGATCGGAGATAGTGTTTATATCTCTCAGTACCCGCCATCACATATCTTTGCCGTGGGAGCGGATGGCTATCTCCGCCGTGAAATTGGCCGGCCAGGAGAAGGTCCTGGAGAGTTTACTTTTATCAGTGGCTTGCAGTACAACGGTTCGCACGTATTCGTCAAGGAGATGGAGCGCGTACAGGTTTTCACGGAGAAGTTTGAGTATCTCGATTCGTTCTTCTCCCTGGATATAGAGCACGGAAGATTTTCGGTTTCGCCCGATTATATGTTTCTGCAATGTCCTTGGGACGTCCCTCAAGAGTACGACTGGCTAGTCTGTGCTCGTAGTACATCACCCCCTTACGACTGGATTCCGTCTATCGAATTGCTTCCTGGTTTGGATCTTCCGAATCAATCGGGGGAAAACGGCAACCTCGTAACGGTGACTCCTGACGGGGATCGAATTGCCCTGGCATATAAGGGGCTTCCGTACATCTTTGTTTACGATGATCAGTTCCGGCATGTGCGAACGATTCGATTCGAGGGAAAAGAGGTTGAGAACTTTCAGCCGGCGGGGTTTCCTGGTACAGATATTGCAGAACTGCCAGCCGGGACGGACGCTTTCACGCAGGCATTTCTACTCACCATGAAGTTCGTCGATTCCCGCTATTTGATTGTACGGGCAGCCAAAGGTGGGGGAAACGGGGACTACATTCTCGATGTATCCGAAGATGATTATAGGCTCGCAAAAAAGATTGTTTTCCGCCCCATGGACGACTCGGAAGAGAGAAAGGATATTGTTGCAAAGGACTACCTACTGTACGGGGATCACCTGTACGTATCTTCAATATGGCAAGAGTACGTATACGGCTACCCGTTCGACCTGTGATTCAGGGATACAGAATTTTACAATTAGATTGGTTACCCTTAGCTTCCATCAGAGTCGGCGAGAATTATGTCGCCTGTGCGCTTGCACATAAAGCGTGTCTAGAAAACTTCAAAACCCGCTAATTCCCGTTGTCCAGACTCCCGGATACTCAGCAGACGGCCCGCTAGGAGGATAGCTAATTGAAAACGTTGAAACAGTTCACGCACACGGATGTCCTAGAAGTGTACGACTACTGTATCGAATCCATCATCTGCAAGCAACGTGACCTCATGGAACTTCTATATGATCGATACACCGTGCGATCAATGATTGCTACAAGTCAGTAGCCCCTGGATAGATTGTACAAGACCATGGAAGATCCGACCTCGGCAGATGCCATCCCGAACCGACTCGTCAGCAATGCACACAAAATTGAGTTGACCGGGGGGGCCATGCGCAACGTAAAAGGACAGCAGGAATCAGAATACGAACTCGCATTATGCCCCAAATCGCGTTGACAAGATTTACAGTCCCGGTTGCCTCGGATTAGATATCCATCGGAATACGCATTTATCTTGATACACAAAAGAGACAAGAATGTCTCTAAGATTGAAAAAATCAAGAAAAAAGAACCTATTGCAAAAATATTTTTTCGGAGGCGAATATCACTCCAGGAGTACCTGTGGGCATATTTTTGACGTAGTAAAGGACTTTTTCAGGAGGCTCGAAAACAAAAACCAGATAAAATATTTGGTGTTTAGTTTCATAAGTCGTATGCTTGGCCATCCAGTAGTTGCTCTCCGTCTCACAGGGCTGGGAGAAACTACTGGTCTAGCAAACAAATTGAATCATTCATTCTACACGAATGGATACAAAACCAAATCATTTTACAATGCGTAAGCGAAAAAATTCCTTGATACGATCGTGTCTTGCTCTGTTTTGTGCAGTTTTGCTGGTGTTTCTCGGAAGTAGTAGTAATGCATACTCACACACCGACATAAAATGCAATTGGACGTGTAGCTGGATGTTATGCGAGGGCGGGAGTGTTCCGTGTCGGGGGGCGGGCGTCAGATGTTGCCACACTGAGGATCTTCCCTGTACTTCAGATGATACATGGGGTGTTCAATGTATGGGAAGGCTTGACACATTTTTACAATGAAAATAATTAATACTCGTAAATCTCGGGTGCTGTTTGCATCGTTGATATTCACATTACTTGTTGGTCTATCGGGGTGGACATCTAGCAATGCTGGACTTAATCCTGACTGTGGTAGCGCACAATCATGTCGCGCGGTGGGATGTGGAGGAGGAAATCAGTTGTGTGCGTTGATGGAATGTGATTTATGTGTTGAAGACTTTTTATGCGTGCCGTTTGTCCAGATATGTACTTCGTGGGGATGGTCACCTATATAATGAACGGTAGATACGCTATCCTGGTCTTCTTTTTTACTTTGTCCTGCAGCAGTGGGGGGAATAGTGAACGTAGTGAAGATGAGGCCGTCTTCGGGGATGTGTTTTTATTAGAAAAAGCTGAGGAGCAACAAACAAGGGAAAGGGTTTGGAAAGATGTGTCTGTGAGTAAGCTGTATGAGTTGGCTGCGGATGAAGATATTGTCCTGTATGATCCCGGGTATATCATACCGGATCCCAATGGAGATGTGTATGTTGTAGACTACGGGATATATGAGGTTTTGCGGTTTGATTCTGAGGGCAATTATATCAGGTCCTATGGCGATGGTATTGGTCGTGCCCCTGGCGAATTTGTAAGCATAACTAATGTTGAAGTCACAACTGATTCGCTCATGTATGTAACAGATCCCAACAACTGGAGAATTTCTTCTTTCTCAAAGGCAACAGGGAAGTTTGTGGATTCGAGAGCATTTGGCAGGCAGGAGGCTCCTACTCGGCACGCCATAACAGACACAGGCAAAGAATACATTCTCCGAATGTTTAATAAACTATTCTTTGAATCTAATTACGGGGGTAAATCGGTTGAATTTGGAGAATTATTAGAGGGTGACCCTTCTGTTCTCCCAAGTAATCTACTGGCAGATGGGATGTTTGACACGTATAAAGACTGGTTGGTTTATGTTCCTTTTCGTTTTCCTGTAATTATGATTTATGATGTGAATGGCACTCTCCTTCGGGCAAAGAAGACAATGACCTTTGACAGGTTTGAAGAGCCCGAGCTTGTACCAGATGTGACAAATGGAATTGCGAGCTATATCGTTGAAGGCTCTAACGTGAATGGTCCATATATGAGTATCGTGGGAGACGAATTGTTTCTTCAGTCCCTTGAGTCCCGCGGTGATTCAGGAATAATTGTTGATGTATATGAAGCTGGGTCGGCCGAGTACAAGTATTCTTTTAGGATAGATTACAAGGCGTCTTTTATAACAAATGATCGAATATACCAGATAGACGGTGATGCCGTTGTGACTGTTAATTCATATTCAATAAACGGATCTTCTTAAGTCAGGAAGGAGTCGAGGTATAGGTCTTTTACGAAAGAAGTTTTCTACCTCACCAGGGTACCACCTACCACCTGTCATCCAAAAGTAAAAGTTTCTTCGACTTGTGTTGGGTCATGTTGTTCATTGAACGGGCTTGCATCGAACTTCTTCCGTGCGGAAGACATTTTGGGGTTTGGGTCTAAATCGTATCGTGTTGATACAAGTTTCAGAGAAATTACAATGAGGTATTTAGAATGGACAATGTATGTGCTGGTAGTAGTAGCATTACTGTTTTTTCTTCGAGTAACTTTTTTTGCCAAGTCGATTGATGACCACGGCATTGTGGATACCCTTCCGGCTATGTTAGAATATTTTCATGAGGATCAGGATAGATTAGTGTTAATTGTATTAACTCCTACCTGTCCATATTGTCTACAGAGTTATCCCTTTTACAGAACACTTGTTGCAGAGAAAAGCGAAAATACTGGGGTAGTCGCCGGTATTAATCCAAGTATATCTATTGAACTTCAAAGACGCATACTTCAAAAAGAAAATCTATCTGTTGATACATTGATTGCTCTGCCCAACCAAGATTGGGGAATAACTTCCGTTCCAACGATTATCATTTTGGATGATAGAGCAAGAGTTGAGCATGTGTGGGTTGGTCTCCTTGATGCTGACCGGGAAAAGAAAGTTCTATCTGTTGTTGCCCAGAACGAGTAGTTTATCCTTTCAAGCTAATCGTTTGACAATAATGGATTCGATTTCGAACTGTGATCCAGGGATACCGGATTTTGCAGTCGGATAGGTCGGGTTCAGCGGGTCTGTAGTTTTTGAAGGGTTTTGCCGTGAGGAGAGCTTGGGTCGAGAACTTGGCGAGTTCTTTATTCAGGGTGGTAACCAAGCCTCTTTTTGCCACCGGGTTTGTAGGTGTCGGGGCAACCTAAGGGTCGGCGAACCTGGACAAAAACGGATCCTGTCCCCGTGAATATTAATGTTTAGTGGTCCTATCACCGTATATATAATAATCTCTCATTGGCGGCGGTCAATCTATCCAAATACATCCAGAAATATTGGAAAATCTACGATTGAAAGGAGCCAAGAGGGGACAATTCAAGTAACAATGCTAAAATCAGGGATTATGCACATTTACCGGGGACTCGTTGCTGGATTGCTGCTTATGCTTGGCAGCGCATGCAGTTCATCCGCTCCACCCAACATCGTGCTGATAATTGGCGATGATCACGGGTATCCATATTTCGGTTTTACGGGATCGGCTCATGTTCACACGCCACACATGGACCGTTTGGCGCATGGGGGTGCGCTCTTTACACAGGGGCACACAACGGACAACCATTGCCGTCCAGCCCTTCAGACGCTCAGTACGGGACTGTACCCTATACAGTATGCTGCCCAGATGGAAGTGTTCAAGGCACGGGATCAGGTAACTGATCCCGAATATGGTCAACTTGCTCCCGAAGAAAAAGTGCAGTGGGGGTTCCTGTATGAAGCCAGTGCCATGCGTAAATTTGAGACCCTTCCCGGTCTACTGTCTCGCGCAGGCTATGCCAGCTTTCAGGCGGGCAAGTGGTGGGAGCAATCCTTCACCAATGGTGGATTTACCGAAGGTATGTCAGAGGGATGGGCTCCAGATGAAGTTGGTCAGCCAGGCTTTTTCGGAAAACTCATGGGAGGTGACGGTGTGGAACTCGTTCGGGAGACATCGCAGCCGGTGTTTGATTTTATTGACCGTAATCTAAATACCCCTTTCTTCCTGTGGTATGGGCCCTCCCTGCCGCATGTTCCTCTGAATCCCCCTGAAGAATATTATTCGAGGTATAGGGATACCAATCTGTCTGAGTCAGCCAAGGAGTATTATGGCAATTGCACATGGTTCGATGCCGGAGTAGGAGACTTGTTGAACCACCTGGAAGTGCGCGGGCTTCTTTCAAACACGTTGATCGTATATGTGAACGACAATGGTTGGGAACAGCCCCCCTTTGAAGAATACAAGGATGTCCCCATACTCTACAACAATGGCGGTCCCAACGGGAAGCTGTCACTACATGATCAGGCTTTTCGAACCCCGATAATTTTCAATTGGCCGGGTGTGATCGGTGCTGCCGTTTTTGATGATGTACTTGTGAGCAGCGCGGATCTACTGCCAACGCTGTTGGACTATGCTGGCGTAGAAATACCGGAGTACCTGCCAGGGGTATCCCTGCGTCCGGCGATTGAAGGTCGAGGTAGCATCCAGAGAGATGCTTTGATTGGACGGGTCACGCAAATGCGATCTGAGATCGATCCAATGGGCAAGCGTCAGACGGGGTACTATGTTCGTACGCGCCAGTGGCATTTCACCTCTACGGAAGGAGAGGTC
The nucleotide sequence above comes from Rhodothermaceae bacterium. Encoded proteins:
- a CDS encoding thioredoxin family protein, with amino-acid sequence MRYLEWTMYVLVVVALLFFLRVTFFAKSIDDHGIVDTLPAMLEYFHEDQDRLVLIVLTPTCPYCLQSYPFYRTLVAEKSENTGVVAGINPSISIELQRRILQKENLSVDTLIALPNQDWGITSVPTIIILDDRARVEHVWVGLLDADREKKVLSVVAQNE
- a CDS encoding sulfatase-like hydrolase/transferase, with the translated sequence MFSGPITVYIIISHWRRSIYPNTSRNIGKSTIERSQEGTIQVTMLKSGIMHIYRGLVAGLLLMLGSACSSSAPPNIVLIIGDDHGYPYFGFTGSAHVHTPHMDRLAHGGALFTQGHTTDNHCRPALQTLSTGLYPIQYAAQMEVFKARDQVTDPEYGQLAPEEKVQWGFLYEASAMRKFETLPGLLSRAGYASFQAGKWWEQSFTNGGFTEGMSEGWAPDEVGQPGFFGKLMGGDGVELVRETSQPVFDFIDRNLNTPFFLWYGPSLPHVPLNPPEEYYSRYRDTNLSESAKEYYGNCTWFDAGVGDLLNHLEVRGLLSNTLIVYVNDNGWEQPPFEEYKDVPILYNNGGPNGKLSLHDQAFRTPIIFNWPGVIGAAVFDDVLVSSADLLPTLLDYAGVEIPEYLPGVSLRPAIEGRGSIQRDALIGRVTQMRSEIDPMGKRQTGYYVRTRQWHFTSTEGEVRLFNVEKNPFEDVSSDHPELIPGFLEQIEDWTKEFSSTVLDPSLE